In a single window of the Streptomyces sp. NBC_00353 genome:
- a CDS encoding tetratricopeptide repeat protein yields MSTRTEKSEGQPPLVELQALLDQGCAKAQLDQTRLARRAGLGRTTVSQALRGSGQVPSAATVAALAKALGLDADRLLRLRQRAVAEAGGAGGSAPGREADGVGQAIGEWDPYDLEVHPAGAVDGRSGPAGSSLFQTLPGYVRRSHDDVLAEVVQAAAQGRSGMLVLVGSSSTGKTRACWEAIQPLAAQGWRLWHPFDPTRAEAALTNIRRVGPRTVVWLNEAQHYLGDTEYGTDIAAAVRSLLTDPEIRPVLVLGTLWPEYDRAYRTLPLCGELDRYAQVRALLAGRTVPVPDAFDENAQEAARELAATGDQMLAAALERAEAERVTQDLAGAPELLHRYRTASAPARAVLQASMDARRLGVGLHIPLAFLTDAGTDYLSDREYDELPPDWAEKALAELAEPVHGRLAPLRRARPRPARRDPGAPLGKDTGHGVVYRLADYLEHHGGAERRRLCPPASFWQAAHHHLTGSQDLGRLAHAAERRHRLQWAYHLYQRADPGYALMQLVRFRKRAGHAEDAVKLLSNAAADGNRDAFFELVGLRLGYNDLHGAEQLLTEPADRGDTRALIELAELRLRTDDQEGAERLLTSAAGAGATSALVRLSDLRREAGDSEGAKRLLTQAADAGDDLAIELIRMQRMHEVRGKVDRRRTADASETASALAVRQDSASTDGHLTESADAGHFWAIAELARADSQPETPKAPRNSSPKAPPPASPGPSWDSPASDSRAETSKAPRNCSHREP; encoded by the coding sequence TTGAGCACAAGGACCGAGAAAAGTGAGGGGCAGCCGCCGCTTGTCGAACTGCAGGCGCTCCTCGATCAGGGGTGTGCAAAGGCCCAGCTTGATCAGACACGACTTGCGCGGCGTGCGGGACTCGGGCGTACGACGGTGAGCCAGGCATTGCGGGGATCCGGTCAAGTGCCGTCGGCGGCCACGGTGGCGGCGCTGGCGAAGGCGTTGGGGCTGGATGCTGACAGGCTGCTTCGACTGCGTCAGCGGGCTGTTGCCGAAGCGGGGGGCGCGGGCGGGTCAGCGCCGGGCAGGGAAGCTGACGGTGTGGGCCAGGCGATTGGCGAGTGGGACCCGTACGACCTGGAAGTCCACCCTGCTGGCGCGGTAGACGGCCGGAGCGGGCCGGCGGGATCGTCGCTGTTCCAGACGCTGCCGGGGTATGTCCGACGCTCTCACGATGACGTGCTCGCGGAAGTCGTCCAGGCTGCGGCCCAGGGGCGCAGCGGCATGCTGGTTCTGGTCGGGTCGTCCTCCACTGGAAAGACCAGGGCCTGCTGGGAGGCCATCCAGCCGCTTGCCGCGCAGGGGTGGCGGCTGTGGCACCCCTTCGATCCCACCCGGGCAGAGGCCGCTCTCACCAACATCCGGCGCGTGGGACCGCGCACCGTGGTGTGGCTCAACGAGGCTCAGCACTACCTGGGCGACACTGAGTACGGCACCGACATCGCCGCTGCCGTCCGCTCGCTGCTCACCGATCCGGAAATCCGGCCGGTCTTGGTCCTGGGAACCTTGTGGCCCGAATACGACCGTGCCTACCGGACGCTGCCCCTGTGCGGGGAGCTGGACCGCTACGCCCAGGTGCGTGCGCTGCTGGCGGGACGGACTGTGCCGGTCCCCGATGCCTTCGACGAGAACGCGCAGGAGGCCGCCCGCGAACTCGCCGCAACCGGGGACCAGATGCTCGCCGCGGCGTTGGAGCGGGCCGAGGCGGAGCGTGTGACCCAGGATCTGGCCGGGGCGCCTGAGCTTCTGCACCGCTACCGCACGGCAAGCGCGCCGGCCCGCGCCGTTCTCCAAGCCTCGATGGATGCCCGCCGGCTCGGCGTCGGCCTCCACATCCCGCTGGCTTTCCTGACCGACGCTGGCACCGACTACCTCAGCGATCGTGAATACGACGAACTGCCTCCGGACTGGGCCGAGAAGGCATTGGCCGAACTCGCCGAACCCGTTCACGGCAGGCTCGCTCCCCTGCGTCGCGCCCGCCCGCGGCCCGCCCGCCGCGATCCTGGCGCTCCCCTCGGCAAGGACACCGGGCATGGCGTCGTCTACCGGCTTGCGGACTATCTCGAGCACCACGGCGGAGCGGAACGCCGCCGCCTATGCCCGCCCGCCTCCTTCTGGCAGGCTGCGCACCACCACCTCACGGGATCCCAGGACCTCGGCAGGCTCGCGCATGCAGCCGAAAGGCGGCACCGCCTCCAGTGGGCCTACCACCTCTACCAGCGTGCAGATCCCGGGTATGCGCTCATGCAGCTGGTCAGGTTCCGAAAGCGTGCGGGCCATGCGGAAGACGCGGTGAAACTGCTCAGCAATGCCGCCGCAGACGGGAACCGTGATGCCTTCTTCGAACTCGTCGGGCTTCGGCTTGGCTATAACGACCTGCACGGCGCCGAACAGCTCCTCACCGAGCCCGCGGACAGGGGCGACACACGTGCACTCATTGAACTCGCGGAGCTCCGGCTGAGGACGGACGATCAGGAGGGCGCCGAACGGCTTCTGACCAGTGCCGCCGGTGCCGGCGCCACGAGCGCCCTCGTCAGGCTCTCGGACCTACGCCGTGAAGCTGGAGACAGCGAAGGCGCCAAACGGCTCCTGACCCAGGCCGCCGACGCCGGCGATGACCTGGCCATCGAACTCATCCGCATGCAGCGCATGCACGAGGTCCGCGGAAAGGTCGACCGCCGACGTACTGCGGACGCCTCTGAGACCGCATCTGCGCTGGCCGTCCGTCAAGACAGCGCCTCTACTGACGGGCATCTCACCGAAAGCGCCGACGCAGGCCACTTCTGGGCCATCGCCGAACTCGCCCGCGCCGACTCGCAGCCGGAAACACCGAAGGCGCCGCGCAACTCTTCGCCGAAGGCGCCGCCGCCGGCGAGTCCTGGGCCGTCCTGGGACTCGCCCGCGTCCGACTCGCGGGCGGAGACATCGAAGGCGCCGCGCAACTGCTCACACAGAGAGCCATGA
- a CDS encoding tetratricopeptide repeat protein — MSGEPAVLFEMAHILHQAGNRKGAEQALLQAGEAGHPQALIKLFLLCKKAGDHTRAEGIVKQALDAATAWGGTGKDVFQMWPYGLDPDGTPTPPW, encoded by the coding sequence ATGAGCGGTGAGCCGGCCGTCTTGTTTGAAATGGCCCACATCCTGCACCAGGCCGGTAATCGGAAGGGCGCTGAACAAGCTCTTCTCCAGGCCGGCGAGGCAGGGCACCCCCAGGCACTCATCAAGCTCTTCCTCCTCTGCAAGAAGGCTGGGGACCATACACGCGCCGAAGGCATCGTCAAGCAGGCGCTTGATGCAGCGACGGCGTGGGGCGGTACCGGGAAGGACGTCTTCCAGATGTGGCCCTACGGGCTGGATCCCGACGGCACCCCCACCCCACCCTGGTGA
- a CDS encoding SpoIIE family protein phosphatase encodes MRQLESATTLPVGFDGEMPRVREHTLQQGDRVLCYTDGIIQEHVNNGEQFGEERLIRCVNRLGQEPSHGLRADLRRLSHTLKWERRGRTSDDATLFMIEWHGGAADPLAVLD; translated from the coding sequence GTGCGGCAGCTGGAGAGCGCGACGACGCTGCCCGTCGGCTTCGACGGTGAGATGCCCCGGGTCAGAGAGCACACGCTTCAGCAAGGCGACCGGGTGCTGTGCTACACCGACGGCATCATCCAGGAACACGTCAACAACGGGGAGCAGTTCGGCGAGGAACGCCTCATCCGCTGCGTGAACCGCCTGGGGCAGGAGCCGTCGCACGGGCTGCGGGCGGATCTGCGCCGGCTCTCCCACACACTGAAGTGGGAACGGCGCGGGCGCACCAGCGACGACGCCACCCTCTTCATGATCGAGTGGCACGGAGGCGCCGCCGACCCCCTCGCGGTCCTTGACTGA
- a CDS encoding MerR family transcriptional regulator, with protein sequence MTADDSFGRLDDDDYPAYTMGRAAEMLGTTQSFLRAIGEARLITPLRSAGGHRRYSRYQLRIAARARELVDQGTPIEAACRIVILEDQLEEAQRINAEYRRTAESANPTTAA encoded by the coding sequence ATGACAGCAGACGACTCGTTCGGCCGTCTCGACGACGACGACTACCCCGCCTACACCATGGGCCGGGCCGCCGAAATGCTCGGCACCACCCAGAGCTTCCTCCGGGCCATCGGAGAAGCCCGGTTGATCACCCCGCTCCGCTCCGCGGGCGGCCACCGCCGCTACTCCCGCTACCAGCTGCGCATCGCCGCCCGCGCCCGGGAACTCGTCGACCAGGGCACCCCCATCGAGGCTGCCTGCCGCATCGTCATCCTCGAAGACCAGCTCGAAGAAGCCCAGCGCATCAACGCCGAATACCGCCGCACCGCCGAATCAGCGAACCCCACAACCGCGGCCTGA
- a CDS encoding ATP-binding protein, whose translation MDTMSVNVATAHSMASTAGARERARDFLEGLVHPLATEAADTVVLVVSELVTNALRPGGGTCALDLTAHPDSTEVAVHDRSPQAPRMRTPDLNGGTGGFGWPMVNRLARDTAVTRQAAGGKTVSALLAR comes from the coding sequence ATGGACACGATGAGCGTCAACGTCGCAACCGCGCACTCCATGGCATCCACCGCCGGCGCACGCGAGCGCGCCCGGGATTTCCTCGAAGGTCTCGTACATCCGCTCGCAACCGAGGCTGCTGACACCGTGGTCCTGGTCGTCTCTGAACTCGTCACCAACGCCCTGCGCCCCGGCGGTGGCACCTGCGCCCTGGACCTGACCGCGCACCCGGACAGCACCGAGGTGGCCGTGCACGACCGCAGCCCGCAAGCACCGCGCATGCGCACCCCCGACCTGAACGGCGGCACCGGAGGCTTCGGCTGGCCCATGGTCAACCGCCTCGCCCGCGACACCGCCGTGACCCGCCAGGCAGCCGGCGGCAAGACCGTAAGCGCCCTCCTCGCCCGATAG
- a CDS encoding PP2C family protein-serine/threonine phosphatase: protein MIDGLSLTSARVPWLLAGLSLVAGIVLNLVAPWPYLGLPLLAAAPLVAGAMLSFRAATSVACVTCAVTVGMDIYHGREAVALYVDLAVVGVIGALALAVNRLIARQGQNLAMARNVAEAVQRAVLPDPPTGVGPLAVAAGYTAAQAEARIGGDLFAVQDTPYGVRMIIGDVRGKGVQAVAAVSVAIGAFRKEAEYTPTLDELAQRLDDALASEADRTAEEMPGEDFTTALLAEVSPDGEVLTLLNRGHPAPYLVHRGELVRLDATVRQLPLGMDLGAVAADGDSAPVDSVPLPPGASLLLITDGITEARDQCGTFYDPARSRLRGRQYADPGSLVDALTEDVNRWTGGGHQDDMAILAVTRRQPDPPMPDHAPPHSRPGGHAVQEQRLM, encoded by the coding sequence ATGATAGATGGGTTGTCTCTCACGTCGGCGAGGGTTCCATGGCTGCTCGCGGGGCTTTCCCTGGTAGCCGGAATAGTCCTGAACCTCGTTGCGCCCTGGCCGTATCTGGGCCTCCCTCTGCTGGCAGCCGCACCTCTGGTCGCCGGCGCCATGCTGTCTTTCCGCGCTGCCACCTCGGTCGCCTGCGTGACGTGTGCAGTGACGGTGGGCATGGACATCTATCACGGACGCGAGGCTGTGGCACTGTACGTCGATCTGGCCGTGGTGGGCGTGATCGGAGCGCTGGCCCTGGCGGTCAATCGGCTCATTGCGCGACAGGGGCAAAATCTTGCCATGGCCAGGAATGTCGCGGAGGCCGTGCAGCGGGCCGTGCTGCCGGATCCGCCGACGGGCGTCGGCCCGCTCGCCGTGGCCGCGGGCTATACGGCGGCCCAGGCGGAGGCGCGGATCGGGGGCGACCTGTTTGCGGTCCAGGACACCCCGTACGGAGTACGCATGATCATAGGCGACGTGCGGGGCAAGGGGGTCCAGGCCGTTGCGGCAGTGTCGGTCGCAATCGGAGCATTTCGCAAGGAGGCCGAGTACACGCCGACCCTGGACGAGCTGGCGCAGCGCCTCGATGATGCTCTGGCCAGCGAGGCCGACCGGACGGCCGAGGAAATGCCGGGCGAGGACTTCACCACCGCTCTGCTGGCCGAGGTCTCCCCCGACGGCGAGGTGCTGACCCTGCTCAACCGTGGGCACCCGGCGCCGTACCTGGTCCACAGGGGGGAGCTGGTACGACTCGACGCCACGGTCCGGCAGCTGCCCTTGGGGATGGACCTTGGCGCAGTGGCCGCAGATGGTGATAGCGCCCCGGTCGACTCGGTGCCTCTGCCCCCCGGCGCTTCGCTGCTGCTGATCACCGACGGCATCACCGAGGCCCGGGACCAGTGCGGCACGTTCTACGACCCGGCCCGATCGCGACTGAGGGGCAGGCAGTACGCGGACCCGGGATCTCTTGTCGATGCGCTGACCGAGGACGTCAACCGGTGGACAGGGGGTGGCCATCAGGACGACATGGCCATCCTGGCCGTGACCCGGCGGCAGCCGGATCCCCCGATGCCTGATCACGCACCTCCGCACTCCCGGCCGGGGGGCCACGCGGTTCAAGAGCAACGGCTGATGTAG
- a CDS encoding IS256 family transposase: protein MPVSENGLSSELLEELAALAAEKVRLGGLRLMGEGGLLPELAQHLMQAALEAEMDVHLAAEAGRAGGRGSRSGGNMRNGYRAKKVMTEVGTVTVQVPRDRLGTFTPRLLPKYARRTGALDEMVLSLTAKGLTSGEIVAHLSEVYGMTTTKETVSTITDKALESMAEWRTRPLDAVYPVVFIDAIHVRIRDGHVANRPVYVAIAVTADGYREILGLWAGDGGEGAKYWQTVLTEIKNRGVRDVLMLVCDGLSALPDAVNTVWPQTVVQTCIVHLIRGSLRYASRRDWADVARDLKPVYTAVNEEQARQRLADFDGTWGKKYPSITGIWERSWSEFVPFLGLPDAIRQVVYTTNAIESLNARYRRAAQACGHFPNETAALKRLYLATLALDPTGRGRQRWNNRWKSALNEFDLLFDGRLTAGRV, encoded by the coding sequence ATGCCGGTATCCGAGAATGGTCTGTCCAGCGAGCTGCTGGAGGAGCTGGCCGCGCTGGCGGCCGAGAAGGTGCGCCTAGGAGGGCTGCGGTTGATGGGCGAGGGCGGGCTGCTGCCCGAGCTGGCCCAGCATCTGATGCAGGCCGCCCTGGAGGCCGAGATGGATGTGCATCTCGCGGCGGAGGCCGGGCGGGCCGGCGGCCGCGGTTCACGCTCGGGCGGCAACATGCGTAACGGCTACCGGGCCAAGAAAGTCATGACGGAGGTCGGCACGGTGACCGTGCAGGTCCCCCGGGACCGCCTGGGCACCTTCACCCCACGGTTGTTGCCCAAGTACGCCCGCCGGACGGGTGCGCTGGACGAGATGGTCCTGTCGCTGACCGCGAAGGGCCTGACCTCCGGCGAGATCGTCGCCCATCTCTCCGAGGTGTACGGGATGACGACCACAAAAGAGACCGTCTCCACCATCACCGACAAAGCTCTGGAGTCGATGGCGGAATGGCGCACCCGCCCGCTCGACGCGGTCTATCCGGTGGTCTTCATCGACGCGATCCACGTCCGTATCCGCGACGGGCACGTCGCGAACCGACCCGTCTATGTGGCCATCGCGGTCACCGCCGACGGCTACCGGGAGATCCTGGGACTGTGGGCCGGCGACGGCGGCGAGGGCGCCAAGTACTGGCAGACCGTCCTGACCGAGATCAAGAACAGGGGCGTCCGCGATGTGTTGATGCTGGTCTGCGACGGCCTCTCCGCCCTGCCCGACGCGGTGAACACCGTCTGGCCGCAGACCGTGGTGCAAACCTGCATCGTCCACCTCATCCGCGGCAGCCTGCGCTACGCGTCCCGCCGCGACTGGGCCGACGTCGCCCGCGACCTCAAGCCCGTCTACACGGCCGTCAACGAGGAGCAGGCCCGGCAGCGACTGGCCGACTTCGACGGCACATGGGGCAAGAAGTACCCGTCGATCACCGGGATCTGGGAACGGTCCTGGAGCGAATTCGTTCCCTTCCTCGGCCTCCCGGACGCCATCCGCCAGGTCGTCTACACCACCAACGCCATCGAGTCGCTGAACGCCCGATACCGACGCGCGGCCCAAGCTTGCGGACACTTCCCCAACGAGACCGCCGCCCTCAAGCGCCTCTACCTGGCCACCCTCGCCCTCGACCCCACCGGACGCGGCCGCCAGCGCTGGAACAACCGCTGGAAGAGCGCGCTGAACGAGTTCGACCTCCTCTTCGACGGCCGCCTCACCGCCGGACGGGTGTAG
- a CDS encoding FtsW/RodA/SpoVE family cell cycle protein — protein sequence MSVAPNTTTTVGTIDAPSRRNTELALVTFAVLISVFAYANVGLALNGELPAGMLGYGLGLALLGGVAHIAVRRFAPYADPLLLPLATLLNGLGLAIIWRLDQSERFQQTANFVAAASKQLLFSAAGVALLVVVLLALKDHRILQRYTYISMLVALLLLILPMFFTPVNGAKIWIKIPGVGTIQPGEFAKIIIAVFFAGYLMVKRDALALASRRFMGLYLPRGRDLGPILMVWAFSILILVFETDLGSSLLFFGMFVVMLYVATERTSWIVFGLLMSGAGAVGVATFEPHVQDRVTAWLDPFAGWGKLAASEQMAQSLMAFGSGGTLGAGLGQGNSDLIGFAANSDFILATVGEELGLAGMMAVLLVYGLVVERGVRTALAARDPFGKLLAIGLSGSFAIQVFVVAGGVMGLIPLTGMTMPFLAAGGSSVIANWALIGILIRISDTARRPAPAPAPSPDTEMTQVVRP from the coding sequence ATGAGCGTTGCCCCGAACACCACCACCACTGTCGGCACGATCGACGCGCCGAGCCGCCGCAACACCGAGCTGGCGCTGGTCACGTTCGCCGTCCTGATCTCGGTGTTCGCGTACGCCAACGTGGGCCTCGCCCTCAACGGCGAACTCCCCGCCGGCATGCTCGGCTACGGGCTCGGCCTCGCCCTGCTCGGTGGCGTCGCGCACATCGCCGTACGCAGGTTCGCGCCGTACGCGGACCCGCTGTTGCTGCCGCTGGCGACCTTGCTGAACGGTCTCGGTCTGGCCATCATCTGGCGGCTGGACCAGTCGGAACGCTTCCAGCAGACCGCCAACTTCGTCGCTGCCGCCTCCAAGCAGTTGCTGTTCTCGGCCGCGGGCGTGGCACTGCTGGTGGTCGTCCTGCTGGCCCTCAAGGACCACCGCATCCTGCAGCGCTACACCTACATCTCGATGCTGGTCGCACTGCTCCTGCTGATCCTTCCGATGTTCTTCACCCCAGTGAACGGTGCCAAGATCTGGATCAAGATCCCCGGCGTCGGCACGATCCAGCCGGGTGAGTTCGCCAAGATCATCATCGCGGTCTTCTTCGCCGGCTACCTCATGGTCAAGCGCGATGCCCTGGCTCTGGCCAGCCGCCGCTTCATGGGGCTCTACCTCCCCCGCGGCCGTGACCTCGGCCCGATCCTCATGGTCTGGGCCTTCTCGATCCTCATCCTGGTCTTCGAGACCGACCTCGGATCATCACTGCTCTTCTTCGGCATGTTCGTCGTCATGCTGTACGTCGCCACCGAACGGACCAGCTGGATCGTTTTCGGTCTGCTGATGTCGGGGGCGGGCGCCGTAGGCGTGGCCACCTTCGAACCTCACGTGCAGGACCGTGTCACCGCCTGGCTAGACCCGTTCGCAGGCTGGGGCAAGCTCGCGGCCAGCGAGCAGATGGCCCAGTCGCTGATGGCCTTCGGATCCGGCGGGACCCTCGGCGCTGGTCTCGGTCAGGGCAATTCGGACCTGATCGGTTTCGCCGCCAACTCCGACTTCATCCTCGCCACCGTCGGAGAGGAGCTCGGTCTCGCCGGAATGATGGCGGTCCTGCTCGTCTACGGCCTGGTCGTCGAGCGCGGGGTCCGGACGGCGCTCGCCGCCCGCGACCCCTTCGGCAAGCTGCTGGCGATCGGCCTGTCCGGTTCCTTCGCCATCCAGGTGTTCGTCGTCGCCGGCGGTGTCATGGGTCTCATCCCGCTGACCGGTATGACGATGCCGTTCCTCGCAGCAGGCGGTTCGTCCGTCATCGCCAACTGGGCCCTCATCGGCATCCTGATCAGAATCAGTGACACCGCCCGCCGGCCCGCGCCTGCACCCGCACCGTCCCCGGACACCGAAATGACCCAGGTGGTCCGACCGTGA